The Temnothorax longispinosus isolate EJ_2023e chromosome 4, Tlon_JGU_v1, whole genome shotgun sequence genome has a window encoding:
- the Hcs gene encoding biotin--protein ligase, whose product MLLTFLYMIATIMQARRITFLKAHLDAIFKGNQNRPSFTLKIKSSRRLKKDRNGYEQNEKFLSSHLCTNKNLAKLDELLWYDERAKLYTIYPQQKVDVSNWLTCPYGNSFPLYINNNCCQVLSEYDLHILVEIDIETYGSKASTTSAKLEDYGLIVAWTVSSRNMNFILKTDLEHITSFITGIMQGQYCINNGLFIKRVQSVLVSGKPRIYSDTGHLGPPPNKSNFYALCDAAQGKTSQQKHKPKEVVRVRGMSVQSQDNNLNTEFTDEFFAEVMKDIDASSSNSAPATCNSSPTKQHVGLTKKPYDLNHLPEDVFLAVTQGTSKNYTNVHLPDTEKKDNTDDEESEHTDQSKSTRETDSKSSELEEEEKPSKVIKPPNVLVCADSLGATDNLQNLLSRVLEEDRYVIHVFSKGEYDRCKVWIDQVSLVVLCGNVGAELGAHLVEYVIRGGKLLALCSDMLHILLPSFKTAEVRENELVDFSYGKWKRVRMMHHIFCYHASPIRTRFSQDHEDIRASALNPPTSASVKDKKGNLHSFDVKVLGKEETWHSPSILLATLPNSGGKVVFSQIHLEIDPMQYVYEGDKFDVLKKSNVARLEIISDLLSTHLGLDVNRDTSQRSVRYTPGYFLGKFEMKLKMLEKLKDKMSENNVLKMSGMEIQFCANNENVQSPSANFLPIMMHMCPPNFSTVDYFENLYTKELGRLVIYADVLTSSMNAIDARLEHGLTVIPRQQADGRGRYSNKWLSPKGCAMFTLQIHISIMSSIGHYISILQHVAAVALVSAVRSIKGYEDIDLRIKWPNDIYIGNSIKIGGIIVSTLAEDGGAMFICNIGAGINLSNSKPTTCINDAILQYNQKYGTKLETFSCEKYLAMVFNEMEILLDILHSGKTDHFYQLYYKYWLHTNSNVMVTFINGRRENVTILGIDNYGYLLVQGKKGMFTVHSDGNSFDVLKGLIVPKEK is encoded by the exons ATGCTGTTAACGTTTCTTTATATGATAGCCACCATCATGCAAGCACGAAGGATAACATTTCTAAAAGCGCACTTAGATGCCATCTTTAAGGGGAACCAGAATCGTCCTTCTTTTACGCTTAAAATTAAGTCATCTCgacgtttaaaaaaag atcGCAATGGATACGAGCAGAATGAAAAGTTTTTGAGTTCTCACTTATGTACTAACAAGAATCTCGCGAAACTTGATGAACTATTGTGGTATGATGAAAGAGCgaaattatatactatatatccTCAA caaaaaGTTGACGTATCTAACTGGCTGACCTGTCCGTATGGAAATTCGTTTCccctatatataaataataattgctgTCAGGTTTTAAGCGAATATGACTTGCATATTCTCGTGGAAATTGATATTGAAACTTACGGATCTAAGGCCTCAACGACTTCTGCAAAA CTTGAAGATTATGGTCTAATTGTGGCATGGACGGTATCGAGTAGAAATatgaactttattttaaaaacagaCCTAGAACATATTACGAGCTTCATAACTGGGATCATGCAGGGACAATATTGCATTAACAATGgcttatttataaaacgtgTTCAAT ctGTTTTGGTATCGGGAAAACCGCGTATTTACAGTGATACTGGACACCTCGGTCCACCGCCAAATAAAAGcaa TTTTTATGCATTATGCGATGCAGCCCAAGGAAAAACTTCCCAGCAGAAACACAAGCCTAAAGAGGTTGTTAGAGTACGTGGTATGAGTGTACAGTCAcaagataataatttgaacACCGAATTTACAGACGAATTCTTTGCAGAAGTTATGAAAGACATTG ATGCTAGTTCATCTAATTCTGCACCAGCAACATGTAATTCGTCACCAACCAAACAGCATGTAGGATTAACAAAAAAGCCATATGATTTGAACCATTTACCGGAGGATGTGTTCTTAGCTGTTACTCAAGGcacatctaaaaattatactaaCGTTCATTTACCTGACACGGAGAAAAAAGACAATACCGACGATGAAGAATCTGAACATACTGATCAAAGCAAGTCTACTAGAGAAACTGATTCCAA aAGTTCTGAattggaagaagaagaaaaacctAGTAAGGTGATTAAACCACCAAATGTACTCGTCTGTGCGGATAGCCTAGGCGCGACCGACAATTTacagaatttattatcaaGAGTGCTAGAGGAAGATAG GTATGTCATCCATGTATTTTCTAAAGGGGAATATGATCGTTGCAAGGTTTGGATAGATCAGGTTTCGTTGGTTGTTCTCTGCGGCAATGTTGGTGCAGAGCTCGGTGCTCATCTTGTAGAATACGTTATACGCGGAGGTAAACTCCTAGCGTTATGCTCCGACATGCTCCATATTTTGCTACCATCATTCAAGACTGCAGAAGTGCGTGAAAATGAGCTCGTTGACTTTTCGTACGGTAAATGGAAACGAGTGCGTATGATGCATCACATTTTTTGCTACCACGCATCTCCCATACGAACTCGTTTTTCTCAAGATCACGAAGATATAAG GGCGTCTGCGCTGAATCCTCCAACGTCGGCTAGCGTTAAGGACAAAAAAGGGAATTTACATTCGTTTGATGTAAAAGTATTGGGCAAAGAAGAAACGTGGCACAGTCCAAGCATATTGCTTGCAACTCTGCCTAATAGTGGTGGTAAAGTTGTGTTCTCCCAAATCCATTTAGAGATAGATCCAATGCAATATGTGTACGAGGGGGATAAATTTGATGTGTTGAAGAAGAGTAATGTTGCACGTTTGGAGATAATCAGCGATCTACTGAGCACACATTTAGGATTAGATGTAAATCGTGATACAAGTCAAAGATCTGTTCGGTACACTCCAGGTtactttttaggcaaatttgag ATGAAGCTTAAGAtgcttgaaaaattaaaggatAAAATGAGTGAGAAtaacgtattaaaaatgtcaGGAATGGAAATTCAATTTTGCGCAAACAACGAAAATGTGCAATCACCATCAGCTAATTTTCTTCCTATTATGATGCATATGTGCCCGCCTAATTTCTCGACCGTCGATTATTTTGAg aatctCTATACAAAGGAATTAGGACGCTTAGTAATATACGCGGATGTCTTAACATCATCTATGAATGCGATCGACGCTCGATTAGAACATGGACTGACAGTTATTCCACGACAACAAGCAGATGGACGag GGCGATATTCTAATAAATGGCTCAGTCCAAAGGGTTGTGCTATGTTCACTTtacaaatacatatttctataatGTCGAGTATCGGTCATTATATCTCAATTCTTCAACATGTTGCTGCTGTAGCACTTGTGTCAGCAGTAAGATCTATTAAAGGATACGag gaTATTGATCTCAGAATAAAGTGGCCTAACGACATATATATTGGTAATTCGATCAAGATTGGTGGTATAATCGTTTCTACGCTGGCGGAAGATGGTGGAGCAATGTTCATCTGCAATATTG gtGCTGGTATAAATCTTTCCAATAGTAAACCCACAACTTGCATTAATGATGCAATTCTGCaatataatcaaaaatatgGTACAAAGTTGGAAACGTTCTCTTGTGAAAAGTACTTGGCGATGGTATTCAatgaaatggaaattttattagatattctACATAGCGGCAAAACAGATCACTTCTACCAACTCTACTACAAATATTGGTTGCATAC gAATTCAAATGTCATGGTAACATTTATAAatggaagaagagaaaatgtTACGATATTAGGTATTGATAATTACGGATATTTGTTGGTACAAGGAAAAAAGGGCATGTTTACTGTACATTCAGATGGAAATAGTTTCGACGTTCTCAAGGGGCTAATAGtaccaaaagaaaaatag